The following proteins are co-located in the Silene latifolia isolate original U9 population chromosome 1, ASM4854445v1, whole genome shotgun sequence genome:
- the LOC141590964 gene encoding autophagy-related protein 8i: protein MGKMKGFKEELSLDERCHESTDMLAKYPDRLPVIAEKYSKSELPAIEKKKFLVPRDMSVGAFNHILSTRLQLTPGKALFIFVNDTLPPTSSLMESVYESCKDEDGFLYICYSTESTFGGAASTIY, encoded by the exons ATGGGGAAGATGAAAGGTTTCAAGGAGGAATTGAGTTTGG ATGAAAGGTGCCATGAATCTACTGATATGCTTGCCAAGTATCCTGACCGTCTTCCT GTGATCGCTGAAAAATATTCAAAAAGTGAGCTTCCTGCAATTGAGAAGAAAAA GTTTTTAGTTCCTAGAGACATGTCTGTTGGGGCATTCAATCACATATTAAGCACCAGGCTTCAGCTCACTCCGGGCAAGGCTCTTTTTATTTTTGTCAACGATACATTGCCTCCAACAT CTAGTTTGATGGAGTCTGTGTATGAATCATGCAAGGATGAAGATGGATTTCTGTATATATGTTATAGCACTGAAAGCACCTTTGGTGGAGCTGCCTCCACCATCTATTAA
- the LOC141590943 gene encoding squamosa promoter-binding-like protein 1: MEMEVRGSGKRRLEWDLNEWRWDGDLFIASSSSSSTTCSSHEHQHEDALGFNLGGPSNPNIPNIPTTTTTKVGGAGVVISVCQVQNCVADLSKAKDYHRRHKVCQIHSKSTHALVNNILQRFCQQCSRFHLLHEFDDGKRSCRRRLAGHNKRRRKTHPPPPPSPPGTPITNNLVLISLLNILSNIHSNNSSAHPDLVAQLLTTLANPSGLHKGKPISGVLLDSQITRETLDKRGLELQTASPQSPRSLFPINQSPPAAYSNTTQGRKNNMNNFDLNDIYVDSDDGMDDLERSPVTHNNASGSTAYPPWGPHDSHNSSPPQNSDSASGHSPSSSSEEAQSRTDRIVFKLFGKEPSEFPMALRGQILDWLAHTPTDVESYIRPGCIILTVYLRLADSMWEEMRSDLSSCLTRLLDTDDSFWTTGWVFVRVQNQIAFVHDGQVLLDKSLSLESSKCRRILSVVPLAVSAGEQAQFHVTGCSLSRSGTRLLCALEGKYLDQEPSQDVGEDGDCEDEDDIENANLTCPIPNVVGRGFIEVEDHGLSSSFFPFIVAEQDVCSDIRKLESVFELKENTEDMYEFNENSEARRQAMDFLNEMGWLLHRIQSKSRLGHLDPNTATFVFKRFRWLMDFSMDHDWCAVVKKLLDVWMTGSVGFGDHPTLNAALSEMSLLHRAVRRNCRSMVELLVGYVATTCAEELRSTNDGDYLFTPDAQGPGGLTPLHVAAGRDGSEEILDALTDDPRKIGVEAWKNARDSTGATPEDYARLRGHYSYIHLVQRKLKRSARAGGEQVVIDIPGESQQVDKVEKQFEIGSVAITCKQCDRKMGYYGNARTAMVYRPAMLSMVAVAAVCVCVALLFKSMPTVVCLFQPFRWESLNYGSS, translated from the exons aTGGAGATGGAAGTTAGGGGGTCGGGGAAGAGAAGGTTAGAATGGGATTTGAATGAGTGGAGATGGGATGGTGACTTGTTTAtagcttcatcatcatcatcatccaccaCATGCTCATCACATGAACATCAACATGAAGATGCTTTGGGTTTCAACCTTGGGGGGCCTTCTAATCCTAATATTCCTAATAttcctactactactactactaaggtTGGTGGTGCAGGTGTTGTTATTTCAGTGTGTCAGGTTCAGAACTGCGTGGCTGATCTCTCCAAAGCAAAAGACTATCACCGACGTCACAAGGTGTGTCAGATCCATTCCAAATCAACTCATGCTCTTGTCAATAATATCCTTCAACGTTTTTGCCAGCAGTGTAGCAGGTTTCATCTTCTTCATGAATTTGATGACGGCAAGCGAAGTTGTCGACGTCGCTTGGCTGGCCACAATAAGCGCCGTAGAAAAAcacaccctcctcctcctccttctcctcctggAACCCCTATCACTAACAACCTTGTCTTAATTAGCTTGCTCAACATACTCTCCAACATCCACT CTAATAACAGCTCTGCCCACCCGGACCTAGTTGCTCAGCTTTTAACTACCCTTGCTAACCCGTCTGGACTGCACAAGGGCAAACCCATTTCTGGAGTTTTGCTGGATTCCCAAATTACAAGAGAGACACTTGATAAGAGGGGCCTGGAATTGCAGACTGCCTCTCCTCAAAGTCCCCGCAGCTTGTTCCCTATTAACCAAAGTCCTCCCGCTGCTTATTCTAACACCACTCAAGGCCGCAAAAACAACATGAATAATTTTGACCTCAACGACATTTACGTTGATTCCGATGATGGAATGGACGATTTGGAGAGATCGCCAGTTACTCACAACAATGCTAGTGGTTCTACTGCTTACCCTCCATGGGGACCTCATGATTCACACAACTCAAGTCCACCTCAGAATTCTGATTCCGCTTCTGGACACTCACCTTCTAGTTCTAGTGAAGAAGCACAG AGCCGTACTGATCGAATTGTTTTCAAGCTATTTGGTAAAGAACCTAGTGAGTTCCCTATGGCGCTTCGTGGACAG ATCCTTGACTGGCTGGCCCATACTCCTACTGATGTCGAGAGCTACATCAGGCCTGGCTGTATAATTCTGACTGTCTATCTTCGTTTAGCGGACTCCATGTGGGAGGAG ATGCGCTCGGATCTTTCATCCTGCTTAACTCGACTATTGGACACTGATGACTCCTTTTGGACTACTGGATGGGTATTTGTTCGGGTGCAAAATCAAATTGCATTCGTCCATGATG GCCAGGTCCTCTTGGATAAGTCATTATCTCTTGAGAGTAGCAAGTGCCGTAGGATATTGAGTGTCGTACCTTTAGCAGTATCTGCCGGTGAACAAGCACAATTTCACGTTACAGGTTGCAGCCTCTCTCGTTCAGGGACAAG ATTACTCTGTGCACTGGAAGGAAAATATCTTGATCAAGAGCCAAGTCAAGACGTTGGTGAGGATGGTGACTGTGAGGACGAAGATGATATTGAGAATGCCAATTTAACATGTCCCATACCCAACGTCGTTGGCAGAGGTTTTATCGAG GTTGAAGATCATGGCCTCAGCAGTAGTTTCTTCCCTTTCATTGTCGCAGAACAGGATGTATGCTCTGATATACGCAAGCTAGAAAGTGTCTTTGAATTGAAGGAGAATACTGAAGATATGTATGAATTCAACGAAAACTCAGAGGCTAGGCGTCAAGCCATGGACTTCTTAAATGAGATGGGATGGTTACTTCACAGAATCCAATCGAAATCTCGATTGGGACACCTAGATCCCAACACGGCCACATTTGTCTTTAAAAGGTTTAGATGGCTGATGGACTTCTCTATGGATCATGATTGGTGTGCGGTGGTTAAGAAACTATTAGATGTTTGGATGACTGGAAGTGTAGGGTTTGGAGACCACCCTACCTTGAATGCTGCATTGTCCGAGATGAGTCTCCTTCATCGAGCTGTACGTAGAAATTGCAGGTCTATGGTGGAGCTTCTGGTTGGATATGTGGCTACAACTTGTGCAGAAGAGTTGCGATCAACCAATGATGGAGACTATTTGTTTACGCCTGATGCCCAGGGACCTGGTGGGTTGACACCATTACATGTTGCTGCTGGTAGGGATGGGTCTGAGGAAATTTTGGACGCTTTGACTGATGATCCTAGAAAG ATTGGGGTTGAAGCATGGAAAAATGCAAGGGATAGCACGGGGGCCACCCCAGAGGATTATGCACGTTTACGAGGCCACTATTCATACATCCATTTGGTCCAGAGGAAATTGAAACGCAGCGCGAGGGCAGGGGGGGAGCAGGTGGTAATAGACATCCCAGGAGAGAGTCAGCAGGTGGATAAAGTGGAGAAGCAATTTGAGATTGGATCAGTGGCAATAACATGCAAACAATGTGATAGGAAGATGGGGTATTACGGAAATGCACGTACGGCAATGGTGTACAGGCCTGCAATGCTGTCAATGGTTGCAGTAGCGGCAGTGTGCGTGTGCGTGGCACTGTTGTTCAAGAGTATGCCTACGGTTGTGTGTCTATTCCAGCCGTTCCGTTGGGAGTCACTGAATTATGGGTCCAGCTAA
- the LOC141590953 gene encoding uncharacterized protein LOC141590953, with the protein MDDSCAVCADNLEWVAYGACGHRDVCSTCVARLRFICDDRRCCICKSLCDVVFVTKAMGDYTKMIGDFSKQLPGVSQGREGKVGSYWYHEDTQAYFDDVEQYNMIKATCRLSCSVCDQDSNITKRLRFRNIGQLKGHLAHQHKLFMCDLCLEGRKVFICEQKLYTRSQLNQHKRTGDSLVDGTETERGGFAGHPICEFCRTSFYGENELYNHMSREHFTCHFCQRQHPERYEYFKDYDDLENHFRHVHHLCEDEECLRKKFIAFQTAEDLKRHNALEHGGRMSRSKRNAVLQIPTSFRYRSNNESGYHRGRRRSFRRESSPDSEQDMAFQNIVESVNSSVVLPDPSSTSASSEPSLVQSFESLGTSESESSLRYRQAVSQISPAGPLVESSFPPLSTAPSSSQQQSQPKSKNTLAAKLRRQNKATVLNSAQPRTASSSPWHAPVVPAPRPAVPAPASRPAVPAPASRSVVPAPASRPTAPSPRPAASLLAPRTATPTSATQYSQEAAAAGPAPATSTPWPSLVPNSTAGSTKAVAINGSESSSYASSLRSADEHGSAMGGSWTLRNSGGSSRLNHSTSAPNLMDSRSLDSATDFPPVSAAQHNRLHSSGKKKTEDAHTANKTVVERMRAALDYDEGKYNAFKGISQEYRQGSVDTWEYLEYVKQFDLTHLVPDLARLLPDIQKQKELLEAYNATVQSNGSRETFWDDGNFYMKGSSSSITKGKKAMNSQESLAESVISTVRSLQSQLKPTEEVEVLEKDGYRGSKGKSTMADQQPPLQSAGSKNGQSSVDGGGAKTQKKKTSKFHRLRLGDNSPAATLDVRNSNTDATSDEAMNPSKGASTRSVWSGGGGQRLFTK; encoded by the exons ATGGACGACAGTTGTGCTGTATGTGCGGATAATCTTGAATGGGTTGCCTACGGAGCATGCGGACACCGAGATGTTTGTTCCACTTGCGTCGCCCGTCTTCGCTTCATCTGCGACGATCGCCGCTGCTGCATCTGCAAATCACTCTGCGACGTCGTTTTCGTCACCAAG gCGATGGGGGATTATACGAAAATGATAGGGGACTTCTCGAAGCAGCTGCCTGGTGTATCACAAGGGAGGGAAGGGAAGGTGGGGTCATACTGGTACCACGAGGATACTCAGGCTTACTTTGACGATGTTGAACAATACAACATGATCAAGGCTACCTGCAGGCTTTCCTGCAGTGTTTGTGATCAAGACTCCAACATTACCAAGCGCCTTCGCTTTAGGAACATTGGTCAGCTCAAGGGTCACTTGGCTCACCAACACAAGCTCTTTATGTGTGACCTTTGTTTGGAAGGCCGTAAGGTGTTTATCTGCGAGCAAAAGCTTTATACCAGGTCACAGCTCAATCAGCATAAACGCACTGGGGATTCCCTCGTCGATGGAACTGAAACCGAAAGAGGTGGATTTGCTGGTCATCCCATTTGTGAATTTTGTCGCACTTCTTTTTACGGAGAAAACGAACTTTATAATCATATGTCCAGGGAACACTTcacttgtcatttttgtcaaag GCAACATCCTGAGCGATACGAATATTTTAAAGATTATGACGACCTTGAG AATCATTTTCGTCATGTTCATCACCTGTGTGAGGATGAAGAATGCCTTCGGAAAAAGTTTATCGCTTTCCAAACAGCCGAAGATTTAAAG AGACATAATGCTTTGGAACATGGAGGCCGCATGTCTAGGTCGAAACGGAATGCTGTGCTTCAG ATACCAACCAGTTTTAGATACCGGAGCAACAATGAGTCGGGTTATCATCGTGGACGGAGGCGATCTTTCCGTCGTGAATCTTCACCGGATAGTGAGCAAGATATGGCTTTCCAAAACATTGTTGAGAGTGTTAACTCAAGTGTCGTGTTGCCTGATCCTTCTTCAACCTCAGCTTCCTCCGAGCCAAGCCTTGTGCAATCATTTGAATCATTGGGCACTAGTGAGTCTGAATCTTCATTAAGATACCGTCAGGCTGTATCTCAGATCTCACCCGCAGGACCTCTTGTAGAATCTTCCTTTCCTCCACTATCAACTGCACCCAGCAGCAGCCAACAACAGTCTCAACCAAAATCGAAGAACACTTTGGCAGCCAAGCTACGGCGTCAGAATAAGGCAACCGTTCTTAATTCTGCGCAGCCTAGAACTGCTTCTTCAAGCCCCTGGCATGCTCCAGTTGTTCCGGCGCCCCGCCCTGCGGTCCCAGCCCCAGCCTCACGCCCTGCGGTCCCAGCCCCAGCCTCACGCTCTGTGGTCCCAGCCCCAGCCTCACGCCCTACGGCCCCATCCCCACGCCCTGCTGCCTCGCTGCTTGCCCCACGCACTGCCACCCCTACCTCAGCAACCCAGTATTCTCAGGAAGCTGCTGCAGCCGGGCCTGCTCCTGCTACTTCAACCCCATGGCCTTCTCTTGTTCCTAATTCTACCGCTGGTTCAACAAAGGCAGTAGCAATTAATGGGTCTGAGTCATCTAGCTATGCCAGCTCTCTGCGATCAGCTGATGAGCACGGTAGTGCAATGGGCGGTTCATGGACTTTAAGGAATTCAGGGGGTAGTAGTCGATTGAACCACTCTACCTCAGCTCCTAATCTCATGGATAGTAGATCATTAGATTCTGCAACTGATTTTCCGCCTGTCTCAGCCGCACAACATAATAGATTGCATTCTAGTGGAAAAAAGAAAACAGAGGATGCTCATACTGCTAATAAGACCGTCGTGGAGAGAATGCGGGCTGCTTTAGATTACGATGAAGGCAAATATAATGCTTTCAAGGGAATTTCTCAAGAATATCGCCAAGGTTCAGTAGATACATGGGAATATCTGGAATATGTGAAGCAGTTTGACTTGACACACCTTGTTCCCGACTTGGCTAGATTGTTGCCTGATATTCAGAAACAGAAAGAGCTTCTTGAGGCTTATAATGCTACTGTGCAGAGTAATGGGTCACGGGAAACATTTTGGGATGACGGCAATTTTTATATGAAGGGAAGCAGTAGTTCAATAACCAAAGGGAAGAAGGCGATGAATTCTCAAGAGTCGCTGGCAGAGAGTGTCATTAGCACTGTGAGAAGTTTGCAGTCTCAGTTGAAGCCCACCGAAGAAGTGGAGGTTTTAGAAAAGGATGGTTACAGGGGAAGTAAAGGGAAGTCAACTATGGCAGACCAGCAACCTCCTTTGCAATCAGCTGGAAGCAAAAATGGTCAAAGCTCAGTGGACGGGGGTGGAGCAAAGACTCAGAAAAAGAAGACATCAAAGTTTCACAGACTGCGACTGGGAGATAACTCCCCCGCAGCCACTTTAGATGTTAGGAATTCCAATACCGATGCCACTTCAGATGAGGCCATGAACCCATCTAAAGGGGCATCTACTCGCAGCGTATGGAGTGGTGGAGGTGGGCAGAGACTGTTTACAAAGTGA